CGGTTCGCGGTCCTCGATCTCCAATTCTTGTTGACCCGCCACCGCTACTACCGCTACTCCGAGGACCTGGAGGCAGTCTTGCCAGCGGAACTCTGCTGTCACACGCTGTTGATCGACGACGACACACGTCACCGCTCCTACTGTCTCTTACTGCTCAGCCACGTTGACGTCGACGAGGGTGAACTCCGAGACCAAGCGGCGAAATACGGACTGGGAGACGTAATCGATGCCTTGCTTCGATACCTCGAGACGTATGGCGATGTCGAGGACGATCGTTTCCCCGAGTGGGACGAATTCCAGGAGCTGGCGGCTGACTACGAGGTGCCACCCACTCCATGAGACCAACATTCGGACGCGAATACATCGAGAACGAATTCTAGCAGATCGTGGACAGGCTAACTGACCCGCTCACCGTCTACCTGATCGGTGGCGGCGCGATGTCGCCAGAAGCCGGAGGCTTCTGGCTGCTAACCGAGCTTCGCTCGGTGATGTCGTCGGACTGCGTCCGGCTGCTTGAGGGACCCGTGTCCCTCTCTGTCGTTGCGCGATCTCAAGGGCGCGACGAAGGATATCGACCTCGTCGTCTCTGATGGTGACGCGTACGGCCAGCTCTGGGCTGTCCTGATAGACTTCGGGTATTCGGAGGTGAAGTCGCTGGATTCCGACTACCGGACGCTGGGCGCGACGAGTTGCGTCGCGTTACGGCTTCGAAGGAAGTTGACCATCAGGTCGTGGGACATGTCCTATTTGATCTCGTAATCTACCCGACGGAGATGTTTACACCCACCTTCAGGCGTGTGTTTTCGCCAGTCTGGACAGGTACATGACTCGCTGATCACGTCGACTTCATACCAGTTCCCGGACCCCGATCGGACCTCGTAGCGGCCACCCTTTTCGAGCAACGAGATCGCCATCGCTTCGTCGACGGCACGTCTGGTTCGTGGCTCGAGGCCGTCACGCTGGGCCGAGTGCTCCGTGACAACCATCCGGTCGCGCACGTCGCCGGTTCGACCACCGTCTGGGGCAACCGCGGCTGTAGGATTCTGGAGCCGATTCTCAAGCAGGGCTTCGACCGGATGCCCCTCCGGCCACAGATAGTGGACTTCCCGACGCTCGCGATGGTCGTATGAGCCACAGGAGGCAGCGTTCCCAGTCCAGACGCGCCATGCCCCGAGTGCAGCCATCACGTCGGCACTGACCTGAGGAACGATCTCGTACTTGTCGGGATAGAACACTCGGAAGCGTGTACACTCCTCCTGCGGCAGAACAGTCTCCCACCACTCGACGTCGTCGCCCCAGCTTTCGCACATCGCCTCGTCCTCCCCATATCCGACAGTCACGCCATCGATCTGCGGCACGTCCATAGATATTTCGTCAGCCTCGCCTTCGAGCAGGCGGAGGACGGCGTACCGGAGGTACTCGTGGTACGGGTTCTTTGATGAGCGGGCGACCTGGTCGTGGTATTCACCGACTCGCTCTGCCTCTTCGAGAACGGTCGTGAGATATTGGTCGGTCATGGGTCGGTGGAGACGAGAGTGCGCCTCCGCCCCTCAGCAGGCGCAGATAAACGTACCCAACGAATGGCGGTCAGTCGTATTCTCTGTTGGTTGCTCCATCTCTGCTCGGATGCTGAGCCGGATCGGATTGCCGGATCCAAGGGGAGTCTATCTGTATAGAGATAACTCTGTAGGGAATACGAGGCATAAGACTAATACAGTTAGCTGCGATACCGATAACTAATGATGATGGAGTACGTCGACGAGACCGCGGCGAAGATCATGGTCGCGGTCCGGCCGGGCGACTCGATCCGGCGGATCGCCCAGAAGATCGACGGCTCCTACTCATGGGTGTACGACTGGATCGAGCGGTTGGAGGACGCAGGCTTTATCCGCCGCGATGACGGCGTCTACATCGAGAATTACGCTGTCAGGGATCGCTACTACGATCTCGTCGCTGCCATTTCCCGCTCTATCCCACCCTTGATCGACGACGGCTACGTAATTCCCCACTTCTCCGGGATGCCGTTCGCGTACACGAAAATCGACGGCAGCTACGTCTGGACCCACGGCGGCTATCAGATCGCCCGCGGCCACGACGACTATCCGATCTTCATCCAGGTCGCCGACCAGGACGTCGAACAATGGACAGCGTTCTTTGATGAGTTCGGGATTCCGAGCCGGATCGAAGAGCGGCCGGATGCGACTGACTACGACGCGACCGTCTCGTACGTGTTGTTCCCAACGAGTGGGGGCATCACTCGCGAGTGGGTCGACGGCAATCCCGTCATTCCGTTGGACGAAGCAATCGAGCACATGTTGGAGTACCGGGTGAACTACGAGCCAGCGTTGGAGATGATTGCCGACGAGTACGATCGCGATATCGACGCGTCCCACGAGGATCCGCGTCTCAATGCATGAGTCTCGGTGAACGCGAAAACGAATTGCTGGACACCCTGGAGGCAGTCATTGACGCTGACCTGCCCTACGTGCTCGTCGGTGGGTGGGCGATCGCGGCGTTCAATCAGCGCTTCACTACGGACGTCGACGTCGTCATTCCGGCGCAGTCGGTCGACGACTACACTGACCTTCTCACCGACCGCGGCTACGAGAAAACGGCCGATGTCGAGCGAAACGAGCTCTACGAGGGCCGTACTATCCGGTATGACAAGGACATCGGGAATCCGGTTCGGTTCGACGCGATGGTCGACGCGCTTGGTTGCCGCCAGACGGCGGCTGAGTGGTCGTATCGCTATCTGGCCCAGCACTCCGTCACGGAAGAACTGCGAACCGGTCGACCGATAACATCCAGGATTCCGGAACGGGAACTGCTGTTTGCGGTGAAACTCCATAGTGGCCGCAAGGCAGACTCCCGGGATCTGGTGGTGCTTGCTGCTGGCGCGGATTTCGACCGGATCGCGACCCATCTGCATCGCGGGGAGTCCAAGAAGCTCGCTGGTCGCATCGGGACTGTCCTCGACCAACTCACGTCGGAGGGTTTCGCGGATGCGTTCAAAGGAGTCTTCGAACAGCAAACGGTTCCCGACCAGGATATCGAAGCTGTCGTCGAATTCCTTCGTGACCAGCAGCGCCGAATCGGTTCTGAATCCTAATATCGACTATCGGTGTGGGCTAAGTCTCGGGACCGATCGAAACACACGGGGTCGAACGCTGAACGAATTAACCAACAGAGTGGCATAGTACCCCAGACGTTGGTTAACAGCCTGGGGAAGGGGTGTTCAGCCCTCGGCGACCGTCCCGATTATCTCCTGAGCGGTCGAACTGATCTGTCCGAGTCGATTTTGGATCACCTCGTGTTCATCGTCTTGCCACGCTGCAAGATAGAACGCCGACCCGCTCGTATCCAACTCGAAATACCGACCGACGATGTACGCGACGGCCTCTGCTTCGACCTCGTGTTTCGACCGTTCAGTCTCGTCATCGACGTCGAAATGGAGTAGCGCGTGGGCATACTCGTGGAGCAGCGTGACCGCGAGATCGGCCTGGTTCGGGCGGGCTTTCGCATCGACGACTGGCGTGAGATCGTGAAGGCTCCGCTGTTTGCAGACGCCTTTCGTGTCGCCATGCTCCCAGTCGGCAGCGTCGACGATGCGCACCGTTACGCCGAGCGCATCCGCTACGTCTGTGAGTGCGGGTACGAGGTCCTCAGCGTCGCCGGTCGCCTCCGTCTCTAACTCGGGAAGCGGTTCGCCCTCGGTCTGGGAGATGTCGAAGACAACGGTCGGTTTGAATCCGACGAGTCCTTTCGACCACTCCTCAGGTGGTGTCTCATCATACTCACACTCACTATCCTTGTGGTAGCTGGGCGAATTTTCGCATTCCGGGCACTGCTTCGTGATGATCGGGGCCCAGATCGCCTGCTCTCCCTCCTGGACGTGCCGGTCGAATTCATTTCGCCAGGTGTTGTAGCCCGCGACCTTCGTCGCCTCGGGACGCTGGAGTTTGATCAGGAGCGTGTTACGATGGGAGTAGTCCTGGAAGCGACTCTGGACATCGAGTCACTTCTGGAACTCGTCGCTGGCCTGGGCGTCGTTGACGTCTGCGACGAACTCGTCGATCCACTGTTCAATCGTACTGTGAATCTCGTCGTGTCG
This Halocatena salina DNA region includes the following protein-coding sequences:
- a CDS encoding helix-turn-helix domain-containing protein encodes the protein MEYVDETAAKIMVAVRPGDSIRRIAQKIDGSYSWVYDWIERLEDAGFIRRDDGVYIENYAVRDRYYDLVAAISRSIPPLIDDGYVIPHFSGMPFAYTKIDGSYVWTHGGYQIARGHDDYPIFIQVADQDVEQWTAFFDEFGIPSRIEERPDATDYDATVSYVLFPTSGGITREWVDGNPVIPLDEAIEHMLEYRVNYEPALEMIADEYDRDIDASHEDPRLNA
- a CDS encoding nucleotidyltransferase domain-containing protein encodes the protein MSLGERENELLDTLEAVIDADLPYVLVGGWAIAAFNQRFTTDVDVVIPAQSVDDYTDLLTDRGYEKTADVERNELYEGRTIRYDKDIGNPVRFDAMVDALGCRQTAAEWSYRYLAQHSVTEELRTGRPITSRIPERELLFAVKLHSGRKADSRDLVVLAAGADFDRIATHLHRGESKKLAGRIGTVLDQLTSEGFADAFKGVFEQQTVPDQDIEAVVEFLRDQQRRIGSES